CCTAGAGATGAATAGAGACATAGGTCAAATCTAATGAAATCGTAGACAGAAGGGTATTATGAGAACAATACTGCCAAAATTCTACAGTGAATTGGGGTTTTATGGCTCTTAAGCATTTACTTAATATTAGCTCATAAAAGATATATACAGCCAATTATCTCTATaaacaatagaaaaatattttcattggaCGAGGAGTTGtcatgttagttcatgatacattTCTTTCAAGAGCGAAATTACTAGCTCTAAATTTGGCAACGCAAATAGGGATCCAATCCATTGCTTACGACCATTTTAATACCCAGAGAAAAAATCCAATCATGAGTTGCACCTTCCATTGGAGATTAACTTGGCCCTTCCATACGACCAAAATAATCACACGGTAATAAAAGAAAAGTTTCTAAGTGATAAAACCAAAGGTTTCCAATAACAACTTTGTTAAAGTTTGCTTGTGGTTTAAtactttcaaaagttttatcttttttttctgttaaaagGGTAACCTTTAACCAGGAAAAAAAAGACTAACAAGTTACTGAAGGGTTAAGATAACCTACGTACACACTTGCCTTCTCTTTTTTGAGtgtatcaaaattaaaatcatgacgttgacaaaaaaaaatcatgaaataaTTACAAGGAAgaaggaaagaagaagaaaagaaatagcgtgtgaacaaaaaaaaataaaataaaaaatagcgtGTGTtcataaaagaaagaaaggagTGTATGGTTTGTTGGGCATGCAGGGTCAGAGGTTTCGCCCTGCATGCAGGAGGGGACCCAAATAGCTATCTTTCTCAAGCGAGAGGACCCAGTGTTCAGGACCGAGTTGACTCAGAGATTCTCTCCGAGTTCCGAGTCAGAATAGCTTCTTTCACAATTTTCTTCATTTTGTGCTGCCAGGCTTAATGTATCCGCTCGTCACGTTGATTATAGTTTATGTTTCTGCATTTAGAAAACATCTTAACCAGAGGATTCTtgccttttctttttatttataaagaaatataaCATACTGTGATTCATGTCGGTGGTTGGTGTGCCGTCGTAGTGGTTGGAAGATTATGGTTGACCATCAATATTGGCCGAGGACGGTTTTGACTTCCCTCACCAAGAAAGTCTCTTGTGAAGCCTCTTTCATCGACTTCcttagttttgattttattcTCCATTTCTTTATTGTTGAAGATGGAGGAAGTCATTAGACCAAAAGCCATGCCATTGTTGGAGCTTGATGACGATCTCTTTGAGCCCATTTGAGCCGCCATCTGCAGCAATGCCGTGGCTGACATCGAGGCTATTTCCTGTCCACCGTTTTGGTTATAACTGGTGCGTGCTTCCGAAGAAAACAAAGAACCATTAATTACTAATTCCCTTTTTATAGTGTTATGATCTTCTTGATTATTGGGCATTCCACTTTGTataatgttgttgttgtttttgttgaGTAGCAACTGCTGATATGATTGTCCTTGTAATTGCCATAGATTTTGAAGCAAAGCAGATGCACTATGAggtgatggagatgatgaagatgcGAAAACGTTGGCTGCTAAAGGAAGCTGGTTGGTGGAGGATTGTCCCGTGAAGCCATTTATGTTGTTGCGATTGACATTGAAACCGTGTCGATCCAGTTGAGAAGATGTACAATCAAGTAGTCGTTGTTGATGATTTGGTTTGATGTTTCCAAGATTGACTTCTGCATCCGAGGAATTGTTCAAATATGCAGCTGCGGCTGGTGGAACTGAGGCAAATCGAGCACTTTCTTCGGCTAAAGCGTCACAAAATGCTCTATGTGTGATGAAActatcttttctgttccattttattcatcaaagaaACTAAATCAATAATGTTATACATGTGACCAGAGATCCTGATCAGTCGAAACTAAAACTAATCATTAGGTATGAGTTTGATACTTCGAAAAACCTGGAAAAGAGGGTACCGCAGTCACATCTGTACTCTCTGGTACCACAAATCTTGCTATGAGCTTTCCAATCCGACACGACTGCATattttttggaacatttgtcGCATTTCCACTTCTTCTCTCCATGTTTTCTGCTGAAATGCTTCTTGATTCCAGTTAAGTCCCCGAGGGCTCGACCCGGGTCGTGGTGTACGCAGGTCTTCTCAGGGCAGATGTACACCTTCTTCTTCACTTGCTCCTTGTCCGTCCTTTGCTTTAGTTTCCATGGAAGATTATGGCCTCTCCGGTGAAGCTGAAGGTTTTGGTCTCTCTTAAATCCTTTGTTGCAGATCTCGCATATGAATCTGTTCGTCGTCATGAGCGAGTTTGGCGATAGAGCGATGACTTCTGCATctggatctgtttttttttgtttttgtatgttTAAAATACCAAATTAATACTagaaatgaaaaagagaaaataattaTACTGTTCAAGAAACGCATATATTAGAATATGCAAAGTCCAAGATTTGAATTGACTGTACATGCCTGGATTACCCGGGagatttcttttccttttgtttGACTTTGAGGCGGTAggattagggttagggttaggatTCGGGGTGATGTGTTCTTGGTGAAGGACGTAGCTGGGGAATGAGAGGAGATGAGGATCATCTGGTATTATCATGTTGGTTTAGctgagagagaggagagagagaaagaggtaAAGAGAGTTTCGAAGTAAGAAGGCAAAAGAGTTGGACAGAGAAATATACCGAAACACGCTTCAACTCGTCTCACAGTTCTCTACTAAATCAagtaaaaaaatctgaaagcaAGATGATGGAGAGagttacccaaaaaaaaaaaaaatctgctgAATAACCAAATTcgcatatataataaatatctaaatttgtagagaaagagacaaaaatagcactaaatcaagtttatgttcccaaactagcactcaaggtcaaaagtcacaaaaatagcacttaatgttttatcaaaattcacaaacttagggtttagagttaaagggtggagtttaggatttagggtttagggtttagggtttagagtttagggtttagggtttagattttagggtttagggtttagggtttagggtttagggtttagggtttagagtttagagtttagggtttatgatttagggtttagggtttagagtttagggtttagggtttagagttgaaaaatgaggttttggggataagatttcaaattttgaaaaataaaaaaattaaaattttcaaaggataaacttagaaatgtgctattttggtcattttagtttttgagtgctatttttgtgatataaacttagaaatgtgctattttggagatttgcccaaatTTGTagcttcaaaaaaaataaatgtttaattttgcAAGcagatgaatatatatatataaatgttaatctttttaaaaaaaataatgttaatcTCACAGTTGTAATAGAGTACACAAGTGACAAGAAGTTCAAGTATTATTTTATAAGTTATATGTAATAAGCATATAAGAAATATGTTCTTCATATAATAGTATAATTCCTTTGTTTATATCTAGAAATGTTATTTCAAAATGACGAACGTTTTACACTAGTTTTCTTGATATAAACCCCACAAGACTTTACGCAAAAATATAACAAGATATTTCCTTTGTTTGATGGACTGAAAAATGGGATGTCCATTTTTTCcaagaaagattaaaaaaaggtgtttgctaaaaaaaaaatatcaaaaaaaggttttttttttttttgggatggCTGTCGGTACAGTTTAATAGATGCAATTTTGTTCTTATTATTTTGATAGCAAGCTTTTGGGCTGTTGCAAAGAGACAGATAGGATAAGACCAAAAAGAAAGCTGGCGACAAgggaatctctctctctctcttcactaAGTCTGTTCTCTCTTACAAATTGGTCACCGATAGACTCAAACCGTACCATTCTCGATCTCTAATATACGCATCTACTTAACGTAAGTATATATACTAATAAGGACTATATTTTTTGGTGAAAGAATAGTATTGAA
The window above is part of the Brassica napus cultivar Da-Ae chromosome C3, Da-Ae, whole genome shotgun sequence genome. Proteins encoded here:
- the LOC106346505 gene encoding zinc finger protein BALDIBIS-like isoform X1 — its product is MIIPDDPHLLSFPSYVLHQEHITPNPNPNPNPTASKSNKRKRNLPGNPDPDAEVIALSPNSLMTTNRFICEICNKGFKRDQNLQLHRRGHNLPWKLKQRTDKEQVKKKVYICPEKTCVHHDPGRALGDLTGIKKHFSRKHGEKKWKCDKCSKKYAVVSDWKAHSKICGTREYRCDCGTLFSRKDSFITHRAFCDALAEESARFASVPPAAAAYLNNSSDAEVNLGNIKPNHQQRLLDCTSSQLDRHGFNVNRNNINGFTGQSSTNQLPLAANVFASSSSPSPHSASALLQNLWQLQGQSYQQLLLNKNNNNIIQSGMPNNQEDHNTIKRELVINGSLFSSEARTSYNQNGGQEIASMSATALLQMAAQMGSKRSSSSSNNGMAFGLMTSSIFNNKEMENKIKTKEVDERGFTRDFLGEGSQNRPRPILMVNHNLPTTTTAHQPPT
- the LOC106346505 gene encoding zinc finger protein BALDIBIS-like isoform X2 — encoded protein: MIIPDDPHLLSFPSYVLHQEHITPNPNPNPNPTASKSNKRKRNLPDPDAEVIALSPNSLMTTNRFICEICNKGFKRDQNLQLHRRGHNLPWKLKQRTDKEQVKKKVYICPEKTCVHHDPGRALGDLTGIKKHFSRKHGEKKWKCDKCSKKYAVVSDWKAHSKICGTREYRCDCGTLFSRKDSFITHRAFCDALAEESARFASVPPAAAAYLNNSSDAEVNLGNIKPNHQQRLLDCTSSQLDRHGFNVNRNNINGFTGQSSTNQLPLAANVFASSSSPSPHSASALLQNLWQLQGQSYQQLLLNKNNNNIIQSGMPNNQEDHNTIKRELVINGSLFSSEARTSYNQNGGQEIASMSATALLQMAAQMGSKRSSSSSNNGMAFGLMTSSIFNNKEMENKIKTKEVDERGFTRDFLGEGSQNRPRPILMVNHNLPTTTTAHQPPT